In Papaver somniferum cultivar HN1 chromosome 9, ASM357369v1, whole genome shotgun sequence, the genomic stretch tttcctgaAATTTATATATTTGGTGATGATCACGTTAAGATGTCAAAAGCTATGGCGTCCAATGAGCAAAGGCAAAGTAGAAGAACTGGAACTCACCAACTCTTTTGCAAGTGGGTCATCCAACTTACCAACCAATATGACAATAACATAATCATACTTTTTTTTCTCTATGGATTTTTTTAGAGATCGTCCTTTGGTCCCTACCATTATCATAAATGGACATGGACAGCGCACTAGACGCTGTACAACCCAGGCAGGACTCTAGATCTTGATCCACCGCCAAATTAGACAACATCGACaacaaaattcaattttagattcaaactaagaATTGTGAATGTTTTTAGTATGTCTGACCAAATAGGAGTATGAGTCAGAGCATAGACGATGCACTAGCGTGGGATGGTTGGAGCTTGTTCGAATTTGTTGATTCAGGATCAGGTGAATCTCGTGATCAAGGGTGACCGAGTCAAGAAACACACGTGTGTAGTGTGGTTGGTTACTATGGTTTTTGTATTATTGGAGAATAATTTGACATCATACTATTGATTATATCGTAAAAGAATCAGATTATTATATCATCGAACCAAAACTTGCGATCAAAATGAGTAATCAGTTGCAAAATGTTGAAACAATGTCCACATAATTATGTATAGACGTAGGCCAATTTTTAATCTTCTCAGCAAATCTTGTCTTAGGCACATTTATGCAAGTCCCTCCCTCTGTTAGATGGAGATAACTTTGCTCGCGTTGTATTTCGAGTATTTTTAATCTAACAATATAATAACGGCAACTAAACAGTTTACACCTGCAGAAAGACTTGTCGGAATGAACTGTATTAATCGAATGCCGCTCAAATATTAGTTGTGATGCTATTAGATATCCGTTTGCTTTAATAGAATTTTCCTTGTGCTTGTGCGTTagtgttgttgtttttcttttaggtCCCTTCTTTTATGATTAATCCGCCTGATAGACAGTAGTTAGTGTCGGTGCTGCTCTGGTTTGTAACTCGTATAATAGGCGCAATAAATTCATAATCAACATCATGGACAGCCTAAACCTAAGTGAGTTCAATCAAAAATCCTTTGACTCGTGACATTAAACAATAATAACGTAAATTTTAGTTTGACACACCGACGAAAATGTTACTTCTGAAGTACATTAACACAAGCACACCTACAATTTTTTACCTACCAAGAAGTAGGACCCACTAAAGTGACGTGGAGAAAAAGAGAGTGGACCAAAAAAATCGGAGAAGCAGTGCAAGTGGTGACAGAGCGAGTCAGACGAAATCACGTCCCCATACACGAATTTACTGGTTTACCCTTCTTCTTCGGATCTTTATAAATActcctcttcttctctgtttccctcgttcctcctcctcctcccttCTTAACACAACAAGATCTCCTGTATTCGTCTCTTTCAAGTTTATTCTCCAAGAGGTTCGTTCTCTTCCTCGGATCTTTTAAGATTATTTTCATTCTCTCTTCGTAATTTTGATTCATTTCAATTGAGTACGTTTCTAATGATTTTCATATACTTTAATCGTTTGGTGCTACTTAAAAACTTCAGATCTACGGCAGAATTTCTATTCTAAAGAGTGATTTGTTCATATGattatttttaatttgtttttgtgTGTGTAGTGTTAATCTTTGTTTGATCATGCaagattgttttttgttttgtttaacaGTTATTTTAGATCATTATTTAACATTTATTTGTAATTATGTTCTGATTGGTTTCGTCAATTACAAATTGTGGAACATTAAATGATTATAGTATTTTCAAAATGAAATCTTTGGCCGAGATtaaattatatatggaaaaatcTAATCAAATAATTGAGGAAATGCTTAAGATCTGCTAGGACAAATAAAAATCTGATATGTTGATATGTTTTATGAATTGTTTGAAGCCTAATTGTGTATGAGTATTAAGTTAGTACGTAAGTCGTAACTGTTGTTTTACGTCGTCTTCGTGGTGAATCGTTAGTTAACCTTTGAATATTTGATTGTTATGAACAGATGGATACCTTCCTATTTACCTCAGAATCAGTCAATGAGGGTCACCCAGACAAGCTCTGTGACCAAGTGTCTGATGCTATTCTTGATGCTTGTTTAGAACAAGACCCCGAAAGTAAGGTTGCTTGTGAAACCTGTACCAAGACCAACATGGTTATGGTTTTCGGTGAGATTACCACCAAGGCTAAGGTCGATTATGAGAAGATCGTTCGTGATACTTGCAGGGAAATTGGATTTGTTTCAGCTGATGTTGGTCTTGATGCTGACAAATGTAAGGTTCTTGTTTACATTGAACAACAGAGCCCTGACATTGCTCAAGGTGTTCATGGTCATCTTACCAAGAAGCCAGAGGATATTGGAGCTGGAGACCAAGGTCACATGTTTggttatgctactgatgaaaCTCCTGAGTTGATGCCTTTGACTCATGTCCTTGCTACCAAGCTTGGAGCTAAGCTTACTGAAGTGAGGAAGAACGGAACTTGCGCCTGGTTGAGGCCTGATGGAAAGACCCAAGTCACCGTTGAATACAGAAATGACAACGGTGCTATGATCCCACTTAGGGTTCACACTGTTCTCATCTCTACTCAACACGATGAAACTGTAACCAATGACCAGATTGCAGCCGACCTTAAGAAGCATGTGATCGAGCCAGTCATCCCTGCCCAATACCTTGATGACAACACCATCTTTCACTTGAACCCATCTGGTCGCTTTGTCATTGGTGGACCTCATGGAGATGCTGGACTAACTGGTAGGAAGATCATTATTGATACCTACGGTGGTTGGGGTGCTCATGGTGGTGGTGCTTTCTCTGGGAAGGATCCTACCAAGGTGGATCGCAGTGGTGCTTACATTGTAAGGCAGGCAGCCAAgagtattgttgcttctaaacttgCCCGTCGTTGCATTGTCCAAGTTTCTTACGCCATCGGTGTTGCAGAGCCATTGTCCGTGTTTGTTGACACTTACAAGACAGGTACTATCCCAGACAAGGACATATTGAAGCTGATCAAGGAGAACTTTGACTTCAGGCCTGGAATGATGTCAATTAACCTTGACTTGAAGAGAGGAGGTAACTTCAGGTTCCAGAAAACTGCTGCTTACGGACACTTCGGCCGTGACGACCCTGACTTCACCTGGGAGACTGTCAAGAACCTCAAGCAAGCTTGATTCTGATTCTCGTTTATAAGCAAATTATATGGGGAAACAAGAAACAGCATATCCATCTCTACTTTTTAATTCAACATAATtgagaaaaaaaaggaaaccgtGCTCGAGGTGAAACTTCTCTGAGTTGGTAGTGGGTTTTAGGAGTTTgtagcattattattattattattgtgttctTGTTTTTCTCTTGAAGGGAAAATGTCTTTTCTTTGAGTAGTCAGTGATTGTTTCTTACTGCACCAGATTGGTTGGATGTTTCAATTTGTTTGATCATATAATATAATCAAGTGAAATTAAATACATGAACTGCTCAATGCTTTTTCTTATTTATTATCTCCCACCATTGTAAGCTGAATTTCTATCACCCTCCAATTCTCGAAGGGACGTTAAATTTGGGACATCCATGTTACCCAGTAAAATTCCTGCAGAAGGTCCATGAAGTAGAGTTCACATTTAGAAGTAGAGTACTCGAGCCTCAAGGTCAGTCATTCAAATCTATGATGCGGAGCATAGTTCCGTAGGCTGTCCACAGGAAATGTTCAATATCCATAAATATCCATCACTATAAATTTTGGTGCACTGCAGACTGTCTTGCTAAGAGAGGAGCAATGTTTGACAATGGAGTAGTAGAAGAAATGTTAAATAGTTATTAAAGGTTTTCCTTTCCCTCCTGTAAGTTTTAGTATTGAGGCATTTTACCGAATCATAATATCAAGTACTCGTATAATAGAGGATCATAAAATTCACTGAATCCCGTTTTTTATATTACTTAGAAGAGAATCATAAACAACATTTAAGTTAAAACATGAAACATTTATGAATGTAACCAGAGTCTGTCTTGCAATCTCTCCTCCCCAGCACCAAACATCTCGTCAACCCTTTCGCCATCCCGGAAGAAATGGAACGTCGGTGTGTAACGTATATGTTGAGTAGTATCAGGGCATTCATCAATGTCAGCATATACAAATGAAAGCTTCGGGAAATTGTTGCTTAATTTACAAAATGATGGAAGAATCTGACTACACACACGACACCTGAAAAAACAAAGACCCGAGTAGGTTATAATAATTCACTTCAATTCTTCAACGGCACAATTTGTGTAACTGTATATGAACCCATATCTGCCTTTCCCATTTCTGTTAGTATTCACATCAAACACATTGCGTTCATCTCTACTTATCCAACAAAAGTTACAAAACAATATAAAGCTTCAAACTAAACCTAAATCAATCAGATTGACTTACCAAGATGCACCGTAGTTGATAACTGCCTGCAAAATATGATGCTTCTAGTGAATTTAgcgaacaaagaagaaaaaagaaatgaacTTTACTTAATAGAATAAAGTGAAAAGAAAAGAACCCCCGATTTGGATAAAATCCATTATCTAAGAACCCAAAGTAAGACAAACCCAATCcaaaatttgtgtttttttctaatgaatttcttgttagtttgttatttgttttttaaatctttacagtATACTTACAGGAGCCTTGGAAGATCTTATCTTTTGGATAATCTCTGTTAGGTTTTGATCGCTTGAAGCACTCTTTAAGTTCCCATGACGGTTCAAAGGTAAAATCAAACCTGTTCCTTCCAATCCCTTTGATTTCTCTCCCAAGCTCAAGTCATTTCCTCCCTCCATCAAGCTCAACAATTTTTACAAATTAAGCCCATATCAACCAGTACAGAGAGCTAAATAAGTATCGTCCCAAGTCAATTAATCCACGGTTGATATGGGCTTAATTTGTAAAAATTGTTGTTTAGACTTAGTCCAGtcggggtgagcatgggccggtatggaccggtttttacctcatccgcatccaatccaatccaATTCACTACGGATAACAAGTTTGGCagccgcatccaatccaatattcagcggatttgcatccaatggatgcacggatgaacggattgggtgcggataatccaatggattagTGTTacttaaaatttataatgaaaaaataaagtcAATATAGATGATTTCTTATAGAACCTACAcattttacatatatatataaatatagaagTGCCATGGACAACACTCCAAACAAACATCCTAAAAATTCCAaaactatctatatattttttagaAACTATATTAATGTTCTTAGTATAAcgggtatggatgtccaacggattttcaagattGCATCCGGGTTCAATCCGTAATCCGTTGGATCTCGAAAATCTCATCCGCGTCCAACCTATTAGCGAACGGTCCAGGCATCCATCCGCAAAAATAcgattggtcccggttaaatccatGGATACGGGTAAAATGCTCGCCCTCAAGTATTAGCCTATTAGGAATTGAACTTGTGCGTCATTTAGTCATGTGGTTCTGGCCCATTTGTTATCTTTTTTCTTGAACGGTTTTTCGGGGAGCAACCTTTTTTTGGGACCATAGTTTTATTTTGGgtagacatttagaagtaaatctatgTCACCCCTTATCTCCATATTTATATTAACACCAAAACTagcctcctgattaattttgtataatgattagttagtgttaatattaGTTAGTGTAGTGATTAAttaaatgattaagttaaagataattaatgcTAATAAATGATTTGTTTTAaataagaagtagaattattgagagagtaaagttataaaagaaaaagaagacagtGAAAAAACGttattttgattttggtgaaCATGAATTGAGTGATTCAAATGATTCaagtgatgatagctcatctgaatcttcatctccttcctctcctagagtattcgTTAATCTTCACAACGATCTggatatgagttatttgttagatggtgaatgtattcttccccaaactcaatctcaagatgaaaatgatggattttaccaacaacaaccggaggaagagtatttgggtacccaggtatgcttcaaacttagatagtgttggttgaattggtccaaattttcataaaaatgtaaaattttaaAGTAGATTTCGGCTAGGTCAAcgtagttcggttaccttatgtgaggaacaggtagccgaacacaTCTGGAAGTGTAGTTTCGGCTACTTTTTCCAAAgacgcaggtagccgaactcacttttaatggaggttttgaggGGTTCGATTAACAGATTTAACAACGTGTAACCGAACTGtttttataggatttacagagttaTGTTCGGTTCGCTCACAAAATAGTCGAACTTTAGGAGCtataagttcggttggttcgtaaGATTCAACCAAACTAATTTTCTGGCCGAACTTTACATAAAAAAATAGATTAAAACTAACTGTTAaaggttcggttgattcgcaaaattcACCGAAACTTTCCAGCCGAACTTTACGTATAAAATTGTTTTAAAACCGAGTGATAACTTCGGCTATCTGTTGCTTGCCGAACATTAGCCACTAAATATTCGGTTGGCTCGCAAAACTGCTTTACCAACCGAACTTTTCGTTCGGTAATTGCGACAAAATTATCTTATTGTCGAACTTATTTGTATTAATCTTTTGTGATTGCAATTGATGTTGTTCTATTTCTCGTAGATTGAATGCCAATCTATaccaatggatgatcaaccttctccggttTATATGTTGTACGCAGATACATCCCATCACTATACTAATGAGTTGGTATTCGACTTACCTATTGAGGCGAAGAATTTGGCTAGAGAGCATGCCAAGAGAGACATGTGTGTATaagttttgaatggaaaagaaagcaaaactcgttttgaaatggtttgtgagagaagtggagatcccgacGTTAGTCACAAGAAGAACATTTATGTGTATAAAGaaaagacgacgaggaagaacataACGTactcaaagaaaattaaatgtctgttcaagctagtatttaacaagagcaaaaaaaaaagggaTGAGTTCTATCCTAGGTTGTGgaaggtcgtcataaccaccctcatCCAAAATATGTTGAAGGACATTCAATGGcccgcaaggctcactcctcaagaaatggaaaaaatagctAAATATAGGAAAATTAATATTTCACCACTTAATATCCTTCGCTTACTAAAGGATGATAACAAGGATAACGTATCATCTTTGTCCactatttacaatgcaattgagacaattaagAAGAATGAATGGAGAGATAGACAAGTGATccaacaatttttatttatttttttggctcaagagaaaggctacgcggttcaaaagaaggtaggtccggatGAAGACATAACACATCTCTTCATTGCGCATCCGAAgattgttcaattggctcaatgctttcatgaagttattataatggattgcacttacaagactaACAAATACAAGATGCCATTGTTGAAATTGTTGGTCATACGTCGACAAAGTCACTGTTTACTGTTGcattttgttttctaaaggacgagctagaaccaagttacacttgaGCGCTACAACAATTAAaggcgatctaccgagatgatgatatccCCGGGTTTATAGTGATCGACAATGAAGtagcattaatgaatgcaatagagaaagtcttcccattagcacataatatgTTTTGTACGTTCATATATGGTGTAATGTGATGAATAAGTGCAAGCTTCAAATTTGTCCACCAAAGAGGAAAGCATTTAATgagattagtaagctaccggAAGATGAACAAGAGGATGCAAAAAAGGAATTTGATAAACAATACATTCTAAATCACGCTAAATAGGTTGATTTCTCCGGTGAATAGTAGTCATTGACTTGCTCTCTCACCAAAGAAGAGTATAATCTAAATCTTGCCGCGTTTATCGAACATTGGTCTTTCCCCGATTATCCCGAGGGAATTGTAACGTATGTGCTTGAGCAATGGTTGGAACCACACAAAGAGCGGTTAGTTAATGCTTTTACCAACCACCATAAACACTTTTGGAATCATGCGAGaagtttggtagaatcggctcaccaccggttgaagaaaaatctttttggatgtgtcgataattttgtgaTCGTGTTTAACGCTATGGAAAATTACTTCAACCGCGAGATTGATATAATTAAACAGAAGTTTCAAAAAAGCCGCATCATGAAGTACAAGAAATTGGGGACCTTCGGTTGTTCAAGGGACTCCATTATAATCTTTCCCATGCTTGCATTAAGAAGTTGGTGGTAGAAGTGAATTTGATTGAAAAATGGGGAACCAAGCCGGACtaagtgtgtgtgtgtgtaacatggtgaagtctatgggactcccttaTCACCATATAATAGTTAACTATGAATATGACATAATCCTTTAAGCGGTATATATCCATATTGGCAACAATTGAGTTTTGTCCCTCCTCCAAAAGGAGATGCCGGAGAAGAGTTTGGTGATAATGAAATGGAAAGAACCATTCTCGAGATGTACCGAATcatgaacaaactcgaaaggaaaatcttttgggatgacattAGGACAATCGTTTATCCGCACACTTCGGAGAATGTCCACGAACCAGAAAAAGGAAAGCGCAAAGGTAGGCCAAGcatcaaagaaacaaaaaaacaagtaaGACAATATGCAAAGGTATTGGCTAGGAGGCAAAGTGAAATGAACGCTAATACTAGAGATCCATTGGTGCGTGAGCATACCACGACGAAGAGTATTATGGAAAAAGAGCGTAACAAGTGAACGAGATACGAAGAAAAAGGGTCCGATGTTACACTCGCATAAACCCAACCTACTCCATCGGCACCGAGCCAACCAACTCAACAAGATGTGAAGCTTAAGGCTCCAATGTCGCCCATCCAACAAAGGATTCGATTTGATAATATACCACCACTTATTAATAAAAGCTACTTGGAAAGTACGTCATATCCACCGACGACGTCCCTCCAGATGGTAATTGTggattctgaaaaagcgggggtctaacaaccatacccaatatttcatttagcaatctatatggacaaactccaatatactttcaagagaatcaactagacagtcagaatcaatctttagaaaagtatatccaagatttTGTATCTAAATTTCTCaactcaatctgcaatcaaacaaataggaacttgcaagcccgattgattatgagaaataacttggatggtatcaaacaccaatatccaagtgtcaatcaattcaatcgacaacccaaaggtcggattcacaaacttattgaacttacgtacaacctgtgatatttcagttatataaaaatataatgcggaaaagaaataacacagacaccagaaattttgttaacaaggaaaccgcaaatgcagaaaaaccccgggacctagtccatattgaacactacgctatattaagccgatacagacactagcctactacaagttaacttcggactggaatgtagttgagtcctaaccaatctcacactgattaaggtacaatctcGTTCCTTAAGCCTccagaaccacgccagattctacgcacttgattcccttggctgatctcacccacaactaagagtcgttacgacccaaagtcgaagactttaataaacaaatatgtctcacacagaaaaatctatttagatagataaatctgtctcccaaaaaaatacctataaggttttgttccgtcttttgataaatcaaggtgtatAAGAACCAATTTATATACCAGattcatattcccgaagaacatcctagaaatatcaatcacctcagaataacttAACTAAATGgtggtagaacaagttattgtggaatcacaaacgatgagacgaagatgtttgtgactaatttttatcttacttatcggagataaatctcgagcaaatcttaaagaagataatactcaatacgattgaacaaagtaagatcagaacacgcaactacagagaaaatagttgggtttggcttcacaatcccaatgaagtcttcaagtcgttaacctatgagggtcttaggaaaaacctaggttaaaggagaatcgactctagttgcaactagtatcacacatgtggtgcgaggattaggtttcccagttgctagagttgtcccttatatagtttttaaatcagggtttgatagctttgaagcaatcaatattcaccgtttgatgaaacCTCATCTAAGatccaagctaagtttgcttgaaaccaaagcaatatctctccaccgttagatggtcttagcttgttacacacaaatgaaatgtaccttgatttagatatgggtaaccgtacctaaacgtgtacactaggttgtctcaacaatagttaatcgaagttagccatatgaacactttcatatcaaccttgttcatcttaacacatcTAGTTccaaatgactaaaatgaaactagttatgttCCTCACAGAGTTGtccattgtttatattctcatagaagtatacaagataaaaTTTAAGCTAGATCGATTTTGATtcatcgaatcaattcatgaacattatagccacggtttgcaaaagattgcattccttattatataaatatattttttcatgacttagccgattttagaacttaaccactcaagtatgcaaacggataaGCATACCTAAGTTATcgaacttggactgtgttcgctagtatgcaaacgggtacgcatactgttgtTCACATCCTACTTCAGTTGATTTccgtatgcaaacaggtacgcatactatagctCCCGGACTTCAATTGGCTtcaccagtacgcatactatagctcccggacttcaactgaccaaccagtatgcatatgCGTACGCATACTAGATTCCCGGTCTTGGAATAatcatgcaacagttagcatacaagtacgcatattgtgctatatccaatcattggttaatcgttctaaattcccatttcaatcattaaaacattcttaaaagacgataatagctgtctcatacaaactataagcttcaaagcaattttcaagtgatcgaataatcaatacgaaatattccgagtgtACATCacataactgtctcacacaaatcatataagatgttaccaggtgattttcacatgatcatcttttgactttcgtcaaggatcaaagatgaacttggttaaacgaaatcttaccaacacatatttcgagaaatatgtaagcgagttaaactcagctcaaaatatcaattgtgtaTAAACCGAAtactatatagcatacgacttttgcctCAAACAGGAGATATAAAGAGATAAACTTTtgtgtgatagatgagttcaagtctccacataccttctgttgatgaagttcctccaagctcgccttagtagatattcttcttcaattgatgaacgccgtgaattctaaacCTCAActtcacattctatcctagtccgagacatagctataagtagattagaaatcaagacttatagttttggaaactaaacttgacaaacaagcttgagatagcaacgcttgcgagtttgaccaagcaatgctctaacaatctctccctttgtcaattttagtaacaaaactgaCAATACAtaaggattacaaaataaataaaaactttgtagcttctcatccaaatgcttgatttccttggttctaaaacattactctaaatctccgtcacttccaagtactccagtgattgtgaacgtgttcaactcagcatcatagtttttgaagatcagtagacgtaacaatgagaaaacagttgtcctcaatcattgttatacagtgtcatagtattattacacaacatcaaagttcaattgtaccacaactttgacaacaatactatggtgatatgtatcactcccccttagtcaatacttcatctcacaatgaaaaccactcccccttacataatgatccgtaaacgatatgtatatgtagtgtgaactacaaaataattctccccctttttgtcaatataaattggcaaaggtacgaaaactagcgagatcataatgaaatttccatagagatacttcatggccaaaagagaacatataaactttgtttcgatgatttcatatagtcaaaacttagtgtattcatcaaggagtttataaagatacaagaaaactcctataatatttcacaactgcactccccacaaagatttggcaaataagcacaagttcaattaagaactcccccccataaaatg encodes the following:
- the LOC113307622 gene encoding S-adenosylmethionine synthase 2-like yields the protein MDTFLFTSESVNEGHPDKLCDQVSDAILDACLEQDPESKVACETCTKTNMVMVFGEITTKAKVDYEKIVRDTCREIGFVSADVGLDADKCKVLVYIEQQSPDIAQGVHGHLTKKPEDIGAGDQGHMFGYATDETPELMPLTHVLATKLGAKLTEVRKNGTCAWLRPDGKTQVTVEYRNDNGAMIPLRVHTVLISTQHDETVTNDQIAADLKKHVIEPVIPAQYLDDNTIFHLNPSGRFVIGGPHGDAGLTGRKIIIDTYGGWGAHGGGAFSGKDPTKVDRSGAYIVRQAAKSIVASKLARRCIVQVSYAIGVAEPLSVFVDTYKTGTIPDKDILKLIKENFDFRPGMMSINLDLKRGGNFRFQKTAAYGHFGRDDPDFTWETVKNLKQA
- the LOC113307623 gene encoding thioredoxin-like 3-3; this encodes MEGGNDLSLGEKSKGLEGTGLILPLNRHGNLKSASSDQNLTEIIQKIRSSKAPAVINYGASWCRVCSQILPSFCKLSNNFPKLSFVYADIDECPDTTQHIRYTPTFHFFRDGERVDEMFGAGEERLQDRLWLHS